CATACGACCGGGGCAAAGGCGCTGACCCCCACCTCTGTACCCTTCTGCAGCACCCACTCGAACTTGTCGGCCTTCAGCGTGCCCTGGTACAGCGTGACGCTAAGCCGCGGCTCCGGCGGCGCGGGTTCCCGCTTCAGCACCCTGCCTTCCACGCCCCTTGACGCGACCTTCACAAGCTCCACGTGGTATTGCCAGCCCTGGTCGTCCAGCAGCAGCACCTGCGTGCCCGCCCGCAGACGCAGGACGCGGGCTATTTGGCGTGCCTGGTCGGACGGGAACGCGACTACTGGGCTGTCCAGGATGTCCGCGGGGACGAAAAAACGGCGCACGTTACGGCTCGCCTCTCTGAGCGACAAGGGCGCGCCAGTCGCTCTCCGCAGCCACCCTGAGTACGTGCGCGCCCAGACTCTCGAATCGCTCCTGCAGAGCCGGGGCCAGGTGATCGAGGATGCCGCCGGCGATGAGCCGGCCTCCGGGCTTGAGCGCGGCCACCAGGTGCTCCGCCATGCCCGTCAGGATGGGGGCGGTGATATTCGCGACGACCACGTCGAATCCGGAGGGCGCGGTGTCGCGCAGGTCATGCGCAAGGGGCAGGGTGCCGCGCGCGACGGTAATGCAGTCGGAAAGCCCGTTCCGCCGGGCGTTGTCCGCCGCCACCGTGACGGCTACGGCGTCAATATCCAGGGCCAGCACGCCGCGTGCTCCCAGCCGGGCCGCGGCGATGGCCAGGATGCCGGAGCCTGTACCCAGGTCCAGGACCTGCTCGTTCCGCAGCGGCGCGGTGTCAAGCTCCAGGAGGCACAGGCGCGTGCTGGGGTGCAGCCCGGTGCCGAAGGCCATGCCGGGGTCAAGCTCGATGATTGCGTCGTCGGGCTGCGGCTGGTACGCGCGCCACGTGGGCTTGATGACCACCCGCCGGCCTATGCGCAGGACGTGGAAGTGCTCTTTCCAGGCGTTGGCCCAGTCCTCCTCGTCCATCTCGCGGAAGACGGGCGCTGAAAAGGGCCACGCCGTCCCCAACAGGCTCAGCACCGCCACGATGTGGCGTCGCTTGTCCTCGAGCTCGTGGTCGTGGGGAAGATACGTCCTGACGGTCACGCGGCCCGGCGCGGGCAGAGGGTACTCCACGCCGTCCAAGGGGGCCGACTGGACACCGCCCTCGATGGCGACGCCGCCGTGGCCGATCTTCTGGAACGCCTCCGCGACCGCCTCCGCGCCTTCGCCGTCCGCCTCAACCGAGACCTCAACCCACTTCATAGGACTTGTGCAATCTCCGCTACTGGCAGCGTTTGAAGTACAAATGGCGCGTCGTCACGAAGGCCAAAGAGACTGGTGCGCCTAGATGAGAAACCGAATCAATGCGACGAAATGCGGCGAATGACTAGCTGGAAAGGACGTCCTTGATCTTGTCAAAGAGGCCCTTGTCACTCGCGTCGCAGGGCTTGTCCAGCACCTTGGACAGCTCCTGAAAGAGCTTGCGCTGCTGCGGTGTCAGCGCGTCCGGCACCAGCACCCGCGCAATTACAAGTTGGTCGCCGCGGCCTCTGCCCCGAATTTGAGCCACGCCTTTGCCCTTCATTCGGAAGGTCTGCCCATGCTGTGTGCCCGGCGGGACCCGCAGATCGGTCTGCCCGCCCAGCGTGGGTACACTGACGGTATCGCCCAGCGTGGCCTGGGCCACGTTCAAGGGCAGGTCGTAGAGGATGTGATCGCCCTCGCGGCGGAAAACGGCGTGGGCCTGCACGTGGATGCTGATATAAAGGTGGCCCGTCGGGCCGCCGTTCCATCCGGCGTCGCCCTCGTTGGAGAGCCGTATCTGTGATTCGTCGTCAATGCCCGCGGGGATTTTCACCACCAGGCGGCGGCTCTGCCGCTCTTTGCCCGTGCCCCGGCACGGAGCGCAGGGGTTCGTGATGACCTGGCCCGCGCCCTGGCAGCGGCTGCACGTCGCCACGTGGACGAACTGGCCGAAGACGCTCTGCTGGTAGCGCCGGACCTGGCCCTGGCCGTTGCAGGTGGCGCAGCGGGACTTGCCGGAGCCGGGCTTGGCGCCGGAGCCGTTGCACAGGGCGCACGTCTCAAGGCGGGAGAACTCGACCTCTTTTTCGCAGCCGAGGGCCGCCTCTTCAAAGCTGATGTCCAGGGCGACGCGCATGTCCTCGCCGCGTTGCGCCGCGGGGCGATTGCGGCCCGGCGCGCCGCCGAAGAACGAATCGAAGATGTCGCCGAATCCCCCGAACGGCTCCGTTCCCTCGAAGCCGCGGCCTCCGACGGCCGCGCCGACGCGCCCAAACCGGTCGTAATGGGCGCGCTTCTCCGCGTCGCTGAGGATTTCGTAGGCCTCGTTGATCTGCTTGAACTTGTCCCCGGCACCTGCCTCTCTGTTCCTGTCGGGGTGGTGCTGGAGGGCAAGTTTACGGAAGGCCTTCTTGATGTCCTCCTCCGACCCGTCGCGGGGGACACCGAGCACCTCGTAGTAGTCGTGATGGTTGCCTGAAGCCATGGCTATCCTTTCCGCCTGAACTTTCATTCTAGCAGGGCGCCAGGGGCCTATCAACTGGCGTGCAATGGCGCGACTGCGGCGCACGTGAGCGCCGTGTCATTCCGAGCGCAGCGAGGAATCTCCCTGGACGCTGCGGCGGGAGACCCCTCGTTTCACTCGGGGTGACAGCGCGGCGTACCTCTCCTCTTTCCTCCCCTCTCCGTATTACGGAGAGGGGATAGAGGGGTGAGGTTCTGACCGTTGCGCGGATAAGTGCCGCTATGCCCTTACAAGGTCTCGGCAGCACATGCCGCGCGGCTCGGAGGCGAGAGGCCGTGTTGCGGGCGCCTCCCCACTGTGCTAGATTCTGCACCAGATCGTCATGCGCGGCCTTCAGGCTGACGCTGCACGATGGACAGGAGACGAACGTGGCGTTAGACATCAAGCCCGGCAATATTGTGGCGGTGCTGTCAGGCAAGGCGAAGGCGACGACGTCAGAGGCGTGGTCGCGCGCGCTGGACACGGTCTGGCCGCAGCAGCAGGCGGTCCTCCGTGCGCAGAAGGGTTTCATTGACTGCAAGGCGCTCTGGAACATTGAGAACAACCAGGAGATACTCGTCCTGGCGTACTGGAACTCGCTGGTGGAGCGCCTGGCCTACGAGAAGTCCGCGGCGGCGAGGCCGCGCGCTCTTATGGAGACGACGCTCCAGGGGCCTCCCCCGCGTCCCAAGTTCGAGGTGCTCCAGTCGCGCGGCGCGGGTCTTGACAGAATCAAGGAAGGGCATATCGTCGCCATCATGTCCGCCAAGTCCCGTGCTCCGACGCGGGACGAGTACGCGCGGGAGATAGCCCGCATCTGGGACAAGGCAACGCGGCCTTTGGAAACGCAGAAGGGTTTTCTGTCCGCTCAGGTGCTCTACAACATCGAGGGCACGCGCTTGGCCCACGTCATGGGCTTCTGGGCGACCCTGGAACAGCGACTCGCCTATGAGGGGAGCATCTCCCGGCAGGTGCGCGGTCCGTTCGAGAGCATCACGGAGTCGCCTTATCCCCGGCCGAAGTACGTGGTCGTCAAGTCCATGTAGCGTGGTCGTTCACCGTCAGGCTGTGTCTCCCATGTCCCGCACACAACGGACAAAGGCTCCGGCTGTCATTCTTGTGCATGGCGGCGTTGGCTCACCGCTCTCATGGCAGGACGGCTGCCAGAGGGCCGTCGAGGCCGCGCGCGTCGTCCTCCAGCGCACGGGCGACGCCCTCGCCTCCGCCGTGGAGGCGGTGCGCGTCATGGAGGACGACGGACGCTTCAACGCAGGCTGCGGCTCCAGCTTGCGCCTGGACGGCAAGACCGTGGAGATGGACGCCGCGGTCATGGACTCTCGCGGCAAGCTGGGCGCCGTCGCCGTTGTCAGCAATGTCAAGAACCCGGTGCTGGTGGCCCGCGCCGTGGCGGACACACCGCATGTCGCGGTGGCGGGCCAGGGCGCGACAGCGCTGGCCCGAGGGCTGGGGCTATCCGGGGCCTTTCGCGTTTCCAGCTTCGCTCGGGAGCGCTGGCGATGGTGGCAGGGCGCGCTTCAGCGACGCCGCGCCGGCGAGGTTCCCGAGGCCTGGCGCGGCTTCGATTTGCGGCGACATTGGAACTTCCCTGGGCCGTATGCCGCTCTGTTTCAGCCGCTGGATACCGTCGGCGTGGTGGTGCGCGCGCCGGACGGCGGCTTTGCCGTTGCCTCGTCCACAGGCGGGGCCAGCCCCATGCTGCGGGGCCGCGTGGGCGACGTGCCTTTCATAGGCTGCGGCTTTTACGCCGGGCAGAGCGGCGCGGTGGCCGTCACCGGCGTCGGCGAAGAGATTATCCGGCGCATGCTGGCCCGCGTCGTGTATGACCGCATCGTCGCGGGGGCCGCGCCGCAGGCCGCGTGCGAGGAGGGCGTTGCCCTGCTGTCGGAAGAGGTGGCCGTGGGGGCGATCGCGGTGTCGGCCACGGGGCAGGGCATCGCCGCGAACCGGGAGATGGCCTGCGCCGACGTGGCGTTTCCGGTAACTGTGTCGAAAGCACGGGGAACTCGCCGATAAGCGGAACGCGGAGGAGAGGTACCCGGCCTCGGCGGACAGCGCGCCGCGAGTGCTACGGAGTGGCCGGGGGGTTGGGGTGGGAGTCGCGCACGCTGCCGACCATTTCGCTCATCACTGACGCAAGGTAGCGGACGGCGGCGATGGTCTGGCGGTATTGCATGCGGGTCGGTCCCAGGATGCCGATAGCTCCGCCGGTCTCGCCTTCCCCGTACCGCGCCACGATGATGGAGCACGGACGCAGGGCCTGCTCATGATTCTCCGCGCCGATGACGATGCAGAAGTCCTGGTCACTTGGCGCGCTCTCCCAAAGGGAGGCCAGTGTCTTCTGGTCTTCAAAGGCTTCGACGAGGGCGCGCGCCATGTGGGCGTTGGCGAACTCCGGCTGGCTGAGCACGTGGCGCATTCCGGCAGTCACCGTCTCCTCATAGGAGCGCGCTTCCTCCGCCCGCATGAGAAG
This window of the Dehalococcoidia bacterium genome carries:
- the dnaJ gene encoding molecular chaperone DnaJ; the protein is MASGNHHDYYEVLGVPRDGSEEDIKKAFRKLALQHHPDRNREAGAGDKFKQINEAYEILSDAEKRAHYDRFGRVGAAVGGRGFEGTEPFGGFGDIFDSFFGGAPGRNRPAAQRGEDMRVALDISFEEAALGCEKEVEFSRLETCALCNGSGAKPGSGKSRCATCNGQGQVRRYQQSVFGQFVHVATCSRCQGAGQVITNPCAPCRGTGKERQSRRLVVKIPAGIDDESQIRLSNEGDAGWNGGPTGHLYISIHVQAHAVFRREGDHILYDLPLNVAQATLGDTVSVPTLGGQTDLRVPPGTQHGQTFRMKGKGVAQIRGRGRGDQLVIARVLVPDALTPQQRKLFQELSKVLDKPCDASDKGLFDKIKDVLSS
- the prmA gene encoding 50S ribosomal protein L11 methyltransferase, which codes for MKWVEVSVEADGEGAEAVAEAFQKIGHGGVAIEGGVQSAPLDGVEYPLPAPGRVTVRTYLPHDHELEDKRRHIVAVLSLLGTAWPFSAPVFREMDEEDWANAWKEHFHVLRIGRRVVIKPTWRAYQPQPDDAIIELDPGMAFGTGLHPSTRLCLLELDTAPLRNEQVLDLGTGSGILAIAAARLGARGVLALDIDAVAVTVAADNARRNGLSDCITVARGTLPLAHDLRDTAPSGFDVVVANITAPILTGMAEHLVAALKPGGRLIAGGILDHLAPALQERFESLGAHVLRVAAESDWRALVAQRGEP
- a CDS encoding isoaspartyl peptidase/L-asparaginase, whose protein sequence is MSRTQRTKAPAVILVHGGVGSPLSWQDGCQRAVEAARVVLQRTGDALASAVEAVRVMEDDGRFNAGCGSSLRLDGKTVEMDAAVMDSRGKLGAVAVVSNVKNPVLVARAVADTPHVAVAGQGATALARGLGLSGAFRVSSFARERWRWWQGALQRRRAGEVPEAWRGFDLRRHWNFPGPYAALFQPLDTVGVVVRAPDGGFAVASSTGGASPMLRGRVGDVPFIGCGFYAGQSGAVAVTGVGEEIIRRMLARVVYDRIVAGAAPQAACEEGVALLSEEVAVGAIAVSATGQGIAANREMACADVAFPVTVSKARGTRR